One Panicum virgatum strain AP13 chromosome 3N, P.virgatum_v5, whole genome shotgun sequence DNA segment encodes these proteins:
- the LOC120663569 gene encoding uncharacterized protein LOC120663569, which produces MAYMRVTHRDEEGKKVTEKLPVPEARRPDTAKYIERKLEEQGFHRFERHPANAPRGVGIGTPPPKSGRGGKYTWEGPGGLVEDELDPAPPAIDPNDPNYEDDDGAVDEVAKDVVVGEVEVAKVAEGRDGVARVDVAPPLLQEQQQ; this is translated from the coding sequence ATGGCGTACATGCGCGTGACGCACCGCGACGAGGAGGGCAAGAAGGTGACGGAGAAACTGCCCGTCCCGGAGGCGCGCCGCCCGGACACCGCCAAGTACATCGAGCGCAAGCTCGAGGAGCAGGGCTTCCACCGCTTCGAGCGCCACCCCGCCAACGCGCCCCGCGGCGTCGGCATCGGCACCCCGCCGCCCAAGTCGGGCCGCGGCGGCAAGTACACCTGGGAGGGCCCCGGCGGCCTCGTCGAGGACGAGCTCgacccggcgccgcccgccatcGACCCCAACGACCCCAActacgaggacgacgacggagCCGTGGACGAGGTGGCCAAGGACGTGGTCGTCGGGGAGGTGGAGGTCGCCAAGGTGGCCGAGGGCAGGGACGGCGTCGCCAGGGTCGAcgtcgcgccgcccctgctccaggAACAGCAGCAGTAG
- the LOC120663566 gene encoding DDT domain-containing protein PTM-like translates to MDAAKPREGSDRTLDASPETAPAAQQVEMEAADSGAAAGQPAAARAASEAEAGGGTTAERARGVGASVGETRMEVGEGGATGEQHSAKAEANEVDEGGTAREGRSAVPATKEVNKGSVSGEVRDADPVLPEAKMEEDETGAASKENSPASTVSESEANGGSVPGAAQDSASAASEVRMEVDGGCIREQECTAVPVAGEVKMEEGDGRVVNQGPAPPTAGLQVKEKAGECLVGRYVCRSAPGHARVLIGKVASYNSTTGVYSVVFEDGHDEDLGLPQLQEFLMSDENGVLGMKVSCRKRKLDLLVSSGSASEVKEPASTRQKVDGCDTSARPDAPQHSGSGSDMSEDVESSSNSSDFTKEEPSEPCPPVQAVELPPSSGDIPVPEESISYLFSVYNFLRLFSVQLFLSPFGLDDFVAAINCTVQNNLLDAVHVSLLRALRRLLESKSAEGSQLASNCLKYLDWTLLDALTWPTFLLEYLYVMSCIKNLGGRSFGRSLLATEYYKLPVPMKLRMLQILCDHVIESDELKTELEDREGYNEEMEYEMDSSTFLEAGSRAVSTRSSKASAYEKMNDLQNLESAPKVANPGDTAADASQDGNSDDCRICGMDGTLVCCDGCPWAYHSRCIGQNKAFLPQGEWFCPECVVNKLGPTSSRIERGARGAQMLGIDLCGRLFLGTSDYLLVIGTSSDAESYARYYNRYDVVKVLQRLALSDAYGDICRQIEEYWKHLLGIVQSERSKVGKEIGMGHTPQSSMLSFTPTKAGDGSGWTTLKDGGSSKTVALPQTDVHQKFVASEEQKCMSSFGAVAENNAKVCNRTLSAQYNIHNAPKNGAFAPSVVSSISHQNGSVVTGVYNIAQAQPAQSISRPDFSTYVGTNSMPREGTVSTISAKAESFCPSYQGKQHLQLFAERSGNMSGGKAAKLLSFKPQAYLNLYNHGNIAASAAANLAVITSDEGKISASKLTANPRKRMAADNCLQLKAFSSAAAQFVWPSTEKKLMEVPRDRCGWCLACRSSAIGNKKACFLNMATANAAKGSARILSAMHVIKNSDSHFPSIVAYLANMEESLRGLLVGSLQDAQQKEQWHQQLQEASNCRTVVPLLLELESNIRGVAFSASWLKPIDDWPVESPGLSAGSSRPAPYHKCGAGGRRGRRRLLASESGTATDDDNSWTWWTGGNISKRTLQRGALLCSTIRKAARQGGKKKIAGLSYYEGSNFPKRSRQFAWRACVGLSQTSSQLALQVRYLDAHIRWKEFIPPDQILSDGKSSDADLSSLRNAVICDKKIIDNKIRYALKFPNQKHLPVRVTKNILEAEGDQDEKRKLWFSENHVPLYMLREFEQNAGISSLPTPEGLDKCLTNFYPRRVRAYTGDVFSYLFHKGEVYPCTSCKKDVLYRDIIKCSSCQGNCHKECTSRSIDNKGGSATSTLTCKLCLQKRNLMLTSYSTNASYLRPQQKSTGQQQVTAPRIVFKVGSSHSAEPALKVEAQLVTKVKAQPATKIKAQPAAKVEAQPIAKLEVQPLAKVETLPIANVATPNIACVQAQPKTKAKNSKSEKPKKPKKVQAITYFGLVWKKNKTDKDDGSDFRANDIILKSKDGIGSSIKPTCCLCNKTYSPDFLYVRCERCRNWFHGDALQLEDERIGELVAYQCCRCRRRAIPQCPHSDDYTKPEPEFSEQTVATSSQSTMLSSEETFALADQDPLLASYGIVEPVGEETVDADLSANMLSFASGSNQKLSIRRAQTKNCEYLDQARSMNAYYIQDQPPGTGNINFSHMNEFSFSEADSMDASELLGWDFSQGTAYAALPYPTANHQAKDNSCGSFAMDQYEPQTYFSFTELLEADDTQLDNAFGMSTGLQDDGNCTGNFNQQGAGFDEMSFMIEDGASNMNFPTDHPSPDLVACHKCQNTEPPPDLKCAVCDLHIHRQCSPWDENVLPAETGNWSCGACREWR, encoded by the exons ATGGACGCCGCCAAGCCCCGGGAGGGTTCTGATCGGACGCTGGACGCCTCCCCTGAAACGGCGCCGGCTGCTCAACAGGTGGAGATGGAGGCCGCCGAtagcggcgctgcggcgggacAACCTGCTGCGGCACGCGCGGCCAGTGAGGCGGAGGCGGGTGGAGGCACCACGGCGGAGCGTGCGCGTGGTGTGGGGGCCTCGGTGGGCGAGACGAGGATGGAGGTAGGCGAGGGCGGCGCAACGGGCGAACAACACTCCGCGAAGGCTGAAGCAAACGAGGTGGATGAGGGTGGCACTGCGCGCGAAGGGCGCTCTGCTGTGCCGGCAACCAAGGAGGTGAATAAGGGGAGCGTTTCGGGGGAAGTGCGAGATGCGGATCCTGTGCTGCCTGAAGCGAAGATGGAGGAGGACGAGACAGGTGCTGCAAGCAAGGAGAACTCTCCAGCTTCTACAGTGAGCGAGAGCGAGGCAAATGGGGGGAGCGTTCCAGGGGCAGCGCAAGATTCGGCTTCTGCGGCGTCTGAAGTGAGGATGGAGGTGGATGGCGGCTGTATTCGGGAACAAGAGTGCACTGCAGTGCCTGTAGCAGGCGAGGTTAAGATGGAGGAAGGTGATGGCAGAGTGGTGAATCAAGGGCCTGCACCACCTACTGCTGGCCTTCAGGTGAAAGAGAAGGCGGGGGAATGCTTGGTGGGCCGCTACGTTTGCCGGAGTGCTCCAGGGCATGCAAGGGTTCTTATTGGGAAGGTTGCATCCTACAATAGCACAACTGGGGTCTACAGTGTGGTGTTTGAGGATGGACATGATGAGGATTTGGGCCTTCCTCAGCTCCAGGAGTTTCTCATGTCTGATGAGAATGGTGTGTTAGGCATGAAGGTGAGCTGCAGGAAGAGGAAGCTAGACTTGCTGGTTTCATCGGGGAGTGCCTCGGAGGTGAAAGAGCCAGCAAGTACTAGGCAGAAGGTTGATGGATGCGACACATCTGCCAGGCCTGATGCACCACAGCATAGTGGGTCTGGCTCTGATATGTCCGAGGACGTTGAATCTTCGAGTAATTCATCAGATTTCACTAAAGAAGAACCATCTGAGCCATGCCCTCCTGTACAGGCTGTGGAGTTGCCTCCATCATCGGGAGACATTCCTGTGCCAGAAGAGTCCATAAGTTATCTCTTTTCTGTTTATAACTTCCTCCGATTGTTCAGCGTGCAGCTGTTCCTGAGTCCATTTGGGCTGGATGATTTTGTTGCAGCAATTAATTGCACTGTGCAGAATAACTTGTTGGATGCTGTACATGTCTCGCTACTGCGTGCACTGAGGCGGCTTCTTGAATCTAAATCTGCCGAAGGATCTCAGCTCGCTTCAAATTGCTTGAA GTATCTGGATTGGACATTACTGGATGCTTTAACTTGGCCAACTTTCTTACTAGAGTACCTGTATGTGATGAGTTGCATTAAGAATCTAGGGGGGCGGAGTTTTGGTAGAAGCCTCCTAGCCACTGAATACTATAAACTTCCTGTTCCCATGAAGCTGAGGATGCTGCAAATACTCTGTGATCATGTCATTGAATCAGATGAGCTCAAAACTGAACTGGAGGACCGAGAAGGATACAACGAGGAGATGGAATATGAGATGGATTCTAGCACCTTTTTGGAGGCTGGTTCAAGAGCAGTCTCGACTAGATCCTCAAAGGCCTCTGCTTACGAAAAGATGAATGATTTGCAGAACCTGGAAAGTGCTCCGAAGGTAGCAAATCCAGGAGATACTGCAGCGGACGCTTCTCAGGATGGCAACAGTGATGATTGCCGAATATGTGGCATGGATGGGACTTTGGTATGTTGTGATGGCTGCCCATGGGCATATCATTCAAGATGTATTGGTCAAAACAAAGCTTTCCTTCCCCAGGGAGAATGGTTTTGTCCAGAATGTGTGGTTAACAAGCTTGGACCAACTTCATCAAGAATTGAGCGTGGTGCAAGAGGAGCTCAAATGCTTGGCATTGATTTGTGTGGCAGACTTTTCTTAGGAACCTCTGACTATTTGCTGGT GATCGGAACATCTTCAGATGCAGAGTCTTATGCAAGATATTACAATCGTTATGATGTTGTCAAGGTCCTCCAAAGACTCGCTCTTTCAGATGCATATGGGGATATATGCAGGCAAATAGAGGAATACTGGAAGCATTTACTTGGTATAGTTCAGAGTGAGAGATCAAAAGTAGGTAAAGAAATTGGTATGGGCCACACTCCACAATCCAGCATGTTGAGTTTTACTCCAACAAAAGCAGGAGATGGAAGTGGCTGGACAACATTAAAAGATGGTGGGAGCAGTAAAACAGTAGCACTCCCTCAAACAGATGTTCACCAGAAATTTGTGGCTAGTGAGGAGCAAAAATGCATGTCCAGCTTTGGTGCTGTCGCCGAGAATAATGCTAAAGTTTGCAATCGAACTCTATCAGCTCAGTACAACATACACAATGCACCCAAAAATGGAGCTTTTGCACCATCTGTGGTATCGTCAATTTCTCACCAGAATGGATCGGTTGTAACAGGCGTGTATAACATAGCACAAGCACAGCCAGCTCAGAGTATATCCCGTCCAGACTTCTCGACCTATGTTGGAACTAATAGCATGCCCAGGGAAGGTACTGTGAGCACCATTTCTGCAAAGGCAGAATCATTTTGCCCCTCTTATCAAGGTAAACAGCACCTTCAGCTGTTTGCTGAAAGATCTGGAAACATGAGTGGTGGCAAGGCAGCAAAATTGTTGTCTTTTAAACCACAGGCTTACCTGAACCTCTACAATCATGGCAACATTGCAGCATCTGCTGCTGCCAATCTTGCTGTTATTACATCTGATGAAGGTAAGATTTCAGCATCCAAACTGACTGCAAACCCAAGGAAAAGAATGGCTGCAGACAATTGTCTACAATTGAAAGCATTTTCCTCAGCAGCCGCACAATTTGTTTGGCCTAGTACCGAAAAGAAGCTTATGGAAGTCCCAAGAGATAGGTGTGGTTGGTGCCTTGCTTGTAGAAGTTCAGCAATTGGAAACAAAAAGGCTTGTTTTCTTAACATGGCCACTGCAAATGCTGCTAAAGGGTCTGCTCGAATTCTTAGTGCCATGCATGTAATAAAAAATTCTGATAGTCATTTCCCCAGTATTGTTGCTTATTTAGCCAACATGGAGGAAAGTTTGCGTGGCCTATTAGTTGGTTCACTACAGGACGCGCAGCAGAAAGAACAGTGGCATCAACAACTACAAGAAGCTTCCAACTGCAGAACTGTAGTACCCCTGTTGCTTGAG TTGGAAAGCAACATCCGTGGAGTGGCATTTTCTGCGAGCTGGTTAAAGCCAATAGATGACTGGCCTGTGGAATCTCCTGGTCTATCAGCAGGATCATCTCGTCCTGCACCTTACCATAAATGTGGGGCTGGTGGAAGGCGTGGCAGAAGGCGTTTGTTGGCATCGGAATCTGGTACTGCTACTGATGATGACAACAGCTGGACTTGGTGGACCGgaggaaatatttcaaaacgtaCTCTGCAGAGGGGAGCTCTTCTATGTTCAACCATAAGAAAAGCTGCTCGCCAAG GTGGCAAAAAGAAGATAGCAGGTTTATCTTACTATGAAGGTTCCAATTTTCCAAAACGGTCTCGGCAATTTGCTTGGAGAGCATGTGTTGGACTAAGCCAGACTTCATCTCAACTTGCTCTGCAG GTTAGATATCTTGATGCCCACATTAGATGGAAGGAATTCATCCCTCCAGATCAAATTCTTTCAGATGGAAAAAGTTCTGATGCTGACCTTTCTTCCCTCAGAAATGCTGTAATCTgtgataaaaaaataattgacAATAAGATAAGATACGCACTTAAGTTTCCCAACCAGAAGCACCTTCCTGTGCGCGTGACAAAAAATATCTTGGAAGCAGAAGGCGATCAGgatgaaaaaagaaaattatGGTTTTCTGAGAACCATGTGCCACTGTACATGTTACGTGAATTTGAGCAGAATGCTGGGATTAGCTCCTTGCCTACTCCAGAAGGTTTGGATAAGTGTCTCACCAATTTCTACCCAAGGCGAGTAAGAGCATATACCGGAGATGTCTTTtcttatctctttcacaagggAGAAGTCTATCCGTGCACCTCATGCAAGAAGGATGTTCTGTACAG GGATATTATTAAATGCAGCTCTTGTCAAG GTAATTGCCATAAAGAGTGTACATCAAGATCTATTGATAACAAAGGAGGCAGTGCTACTTCCACTTTGACATGCAAGTTATGCCTCCAGAAGCGGAATCTTATGCTTACAAGTTACAGTACCAATGCAAGTTATCTCCGGCCTCAACAGAAGAGTACTGGCCAACAGCAAGTGACCGCTCCAAGAATTGTCTTTAAGGTTGGTTCTTCCCATTCTGCTGAACCTGCCCTGAAAGTTGAAGCGCAGCTAGTCACTAAGGTTAAAGCACAGCCAGCCACAAAGATTAAAGCACAGCCAGCAGCAAAGGTGGAAGCTCAGCCAATTGCGAAGTTGGAAGTCCAGCCACTCGCAAAGGTGGAAACCTTGCCAATTGCAAATGTGGCAACTCCAAACATCGCTTGCGTACAAGCTCAGCCAAAGACAAAAGCTAAAAACTCGAAGTCAGAAAAACCGAAGAAACCTAAAAAAGTTCAGGCGATCACATATTTTGGTCTTGTATGGAAGAAAAATAAGACCGACAAGGATGATGGAAGTGATTTCAGGGCGAATGATATAATCCTTAAAAGTAAGGATGGTATAGGTTCGTCAATAAAGCCGACCTGTTGCCTCTGTAACAAAACTTATTCTCCGGATTTCCTGTATGTACGCTGCGAGAGGTGCAGAA ATTGGTTTCATGGTGATGCCTTGCAACTTGAGGATGAAAGGATTGGTGAGTTGGTTGCATACCAATGCTGTAGGTGCCGAAGAAGAGCCATACCCCAATGTCCTCATTCAGATGATTATACAAAGCCTGAACCAGAATTTAGCGAACAAACAGTTGCTACATCATCACAGTCAACAATGCTATCTAGCGAGGAAACTTTTGCTTTAGCAGATCAGGACCCACTGCTCGCTTCATATGGAATTGTTGAACCGGTTGGGGAAGAAACAGTGGATGCTGATTTATCAGCTAATATGTTAAGCTTTGCTTCAGGAAGCAACCAGAAGCTGTCGATAAGAAGAGCACAAACTAAAAATTGTGAATACCTTGACCAAGCAAGATCTATGAATGCCTATTATATCCAGGATCAACCTCCTGGGACTGGAAACATCAATTTCAGCCATATGAATGAATTTTCGTTTTCGGAGGCTGACAGTATGGATGCTTCAGAGCTATTGGGGTGGGATTTTTCCCAAGGAACTGCATATGCTGCCCTTCCTTATCCCACTGCTAATCACCAAGCGAAAGACAATAGCTGTGGAAGCTTTGCAATGGACCAATATGAACCCCAGACTTATTTTTCATTCACCGAACTGCTTGAAGCTGATGATACGCAGCTTGACAATGCATTTGGGATGTCTACTGGTCTGCAAGATGATGGCAACTGCACGGGAAACTTCAATCAACAGGGAGCTGGTTTTGATGAGATGTCTTTTATGATTGAAGATGGAGCTTCAAATATGAACTTCCCAACAGATCATCCCTCCCCTGATTTGGTGGCTTGTCACAAGTGCCAGAACACTGAGCCACCACCTGATCTCAAATGTGCAGTCTGTGACCTGCACATACACCGCCAATGCTCACCCTGGGATGAA
- the LOC120663568 gene encoding AT-hook motif nuclear-localized protein 7-like, whose amino-acid sequence MEGREGIAVAGGHESGHGLFRADITMAEAQEAAKGYQSSPSSPSTSPTASPPPAEAGHGGDATATPLAWSLGGDNPSEAAGDNGMRTAGQSEHANLSSGRRRGRPRGSGRRQILATLGEWYALSAGGSFTPHVIIVGTGEDVAARIMSFSQKGPRSICILSANGTISNVTLRQPDSSGSTFTYEGRFEILQLMGSFTMAEEGRRRTGGLSVSLAGPDGRVVGGVVAGMLRAASPIQVVVGSFLPNSLKQHQRRMNLQQQASAPALPAPVAPPPVLTAAMPISHAAPGNGFHAPPASAMPPQPHANAEHGAMNLNTMGFTMVGWPASSQPVAHRASPSPDINVSLTPQE is encoded by the exons ATGGAGGGAAGGGAAGGCATTGCAGTGGCAGGAGGCCATGAATCCGGTCATGGTCTCTTCAGAGCAGACATAACCATGGCAGAGGCGCAAGAAGCAGCAAAGGGGTACcagtcctctccctcctcgccgtcgaCATCCCCCACGGCGTCTCCGCCCCCGGCGGAAGCTGGCCACGGAGGGGATGCCACTGCAACTCCACTTGCGTGGAGTCTGGGCGGGGACAATCCGAGCGAGGCCGCAGGGGACAACGGCATGCGGACGGCTGGGCAGAGTGAGCATGCCAACTTGAGCTCCGGACGGCGCAGGGGCCGCCCGCGCGGTTCCGGCAGGCGCCAGATCCTAGCCACTCTAG GGGAATGGTATGCGCTTTCAGCTGGAGGGAGTTTCACACCTCATGTCATCATCGTGGGTACTGGGGAG GATGTGGCTGCGCGCATAATGTCATTTTCTCAGAAGGGTCCACGCTCGATCTGCATCCTCTCTGCCAATGGGACAATCTCTAATGTAACACTGAGGCAGCCGGATTCATCTGGTAGCACCTTCACCTACGAG GGCCGTTTTGAGATTCTGCAATTGATGGGCTCTTTCACAATGGCTGAGGAAGGTAGGAGGAGAACCGGTGGACTCAGCGTCTCTCTTGCTGGCCCCGATGGCCGTGTGGTTGGCGGTGTAGTGGCTGGAATGCTGCGTGCTGCGAGTCCTATACAG GTGGTTGTTGGGAGCTTCCTGCCCAATAGTCTGAAGCAGCATCAGAGGAGGATGAACTTGCAGCAACAAGCATCTGCTCCGGCACTCCCTGCACCTGTGGCTCCCCCTCCTGTGCTCACAGCGGCAATGCCAATCTCTCATGCTGCTCCAGGCAACGGATTCCATGCACCGCCAGCCTCTGCCATGCCCCCACAACCCCATGCTAACGCGGAGCACGGCGCCATGAACTTGAACACGATGGGCTTCACCATGGTTGGCTGGCCTGCAAGCTCACAGCCCGTGGCGCACAGGGCTTCACCTTCACCTGACATCAACGTCAGCTTGACTCCCCAGGAGTAG
- the LOC120663567 gene encoding uncharacterized protein LOC120663567, translating to MRKLSAPRGGGAKLGVLAFEVAALMSRAAGLWRALGDAQLARLRAEAIRLEGVRRLVADDDAALLALALAEVAAACRDLSRAVARLSPRCADPLLRRFDALFAALVKGGADPHGLRYASEKKMDRKARKMQRLVAATAHLCHELDVLDELDQALRRDAHARQRAATGGDSARRVARQRQEVERLRAASLWNRTFDYAVRLLARSLFTIVTRVVEVFDLQLEPTSISISSSMDDDSKVSRLSWSSSFVSTSTHSMVYPSDVVAADAPRRMLRARSGKAAVGDARRFLMSRSKSLKQLRWPAAGRHLMGCVVMGESNSPVGGGWINGDTELPLSFSYISAASNDDYSSVHFQPQSQADRANAKPSTAVFESSGNVLTTAPETSLGGAALALHYANLIMLIEKLAISPVHISSDERDDLYGMLTGSIRASLRARLKPFAKSPPCDPILAAEWSDTVQRILGWLAPLAHNMIRWQAERNFEQRNVASSASVLLLQTLHFADRSKTEAAVTELLVGLNYLWRSGREA from the coding sequence ATGCGGAAGCTGAGCGCGCCCAGGGGCGGCGGGGCGAAGCTGGGCGTGCTGGCCTTCGAGGTCGCCGCGCTCATGTCGCGGGCCGCCGGCCTCTGGCGCGCGCTCGGGGACGCCCAGCTCGCGCGCCTCCGCGCCGAGGCCATCCGCCTCGAGGGCGTGCGCCGCCTCGTCGCTGACGACGACGCCGCGctcctcgcgctcgcgctcgccgagGTGGCCGCCGCGTGCCGGGACCTCTCCCGCGCCGTGGCGCGCCTCTCGCCCCGCTGCGCCGACCCGCTGCTCCGCCGCTTCGACGCCCTCTTCGCCGCCCTCGTCAAGGGCGGCGCCGACCCGCACGGGCTGCGCTACGCCTCTGAGAAGAAGATGGACCGGAAGGCGCGCAAGATGCAGCGCCTCGTCGCGGCCACGGCGCACCTGTGCCACGAGCTCGACGTGCTCGACGAGCTCGACCAGGCCCTGCGCCGCGACGCCCACGCCAGGCAGCGCGCGGCGACCGGAGGGGACTCCGCGCGCCGCGTGGCGCGGCAGAGGCAGGAGGTGGAGCGCCTCCGCGCGGCATCGCTCTGGAACCGGACCTTCGACTACGCCGTCCGGCTGCTCGCCAGGTCGCTCTTCACCATCGTCACCAGAGTCGTAGAGGTGTTCGACCTGCAACTGGAACCCACGAGCATCTCCATCTCTTCCTCCATGGATGATGACTCCAAGGTCTCGCGGCTCTCATGGAGCAGCTCCTTCGTCAGCACCAGCACGCACTCCATGGTGTACCCTTCCGACGTCGTCGCGGCGGACGCTCCTCGGAGGATGCTGCGTGCGAGATCCGGGAAGGCTGCGGTTGGCGACGCCCGTCGGTTTCTCATGTCCAGGAGCAAGAGCTTGAAGCAGCTCAGGTGGCCGGCGGCTGGCAGGCACCTCATGGGCTGCGTTGTCATGGGGGAGAGCAATTCCCCTGTGGGAGGCGGGTGGATCAATGGCGACACCGAGCTCCCACTGAGTTTCAGCTACATATCTGCAGCCAGCAACGACGATTACAGCAGCGTCCACTTCCAGCCCCAGTCCCAAGCGGATCGCGCAAACGCCAAGCCTTCGACGGCCGTGTTCGAGTCGTCGGGCAACGTGCTGACCACCGCGCCGGAGACGTCCCTCGGCGGCGCTGCCCTGGCGCTGCACTACGCGAACCTCATCATGCTCATCGAGAAGCTCGCCATCTCACCTGTCCACATCTCCTCCGACGAGAGGGACGACCTCTACGGCATGCTGACGGGCAGCATCCGGGCGTCTCTCAGGGCGCGCCTCAAGCCGTTCGCCAAGAGCCCGCCCTGCGATCCTATCCTGGCCGCCGAGTGGTCGGACACGGTGCAGAGGATTCTGGGATGGCTGGCTCCGCTCGCCCACAACATGATCCGCTGGCAGGCCGAGAGGAACTTCGAGCAGCGGAACGTCGCGTCCAGCGCTAGCGTCCTGCTCCTGCAGACGCTGCATTTTGCAGATCGGAGCAAGACTGAAGCTGCGGTGACTGAGCTGCTCGTTGGTCTGAATTACCTCTGGAGATCTGGGAGGGAAGCTTGA